The DNA segment CACGCTGTGCATTAGCACCTCGTTCTTCATGAGCTGGCTGTTGATCGGTGATCTGGTCGTGGCTGATAAAGCCATGCCCTCGCTATGGTGGCAGTTGGCCTCGATCATTAGCTGCGGCACGTTGGCCGCGGTGCTGATTCCTGAGTTCACCAAGGTCTTTACCAGCTCGCATTCCAAGCACGTGCACGAAATCGTCACCGCCTCGCGTGAAGGTGGCGCCTCGTTGACGATCCTCTCCGGCATGGTCGCCGGTTACTTCAGCGCGTTCTGGATGGGTCTGCTGATTGCCGGCCTGATGGGAGGCGCTTTCTTCGTTAGCCAGCAAGGCCTGGATAGCATTATGCAGGTGGCGCTGTTTGGTGCTGACGCGCCGCTGGTGGGCGTTGGATCGATTTTCGCATTCGGCCTCGTGGCCTTCGGCTTCCTCTGCATGGGGCCGGTCACGATCGCCGTCGATAGCTACGGCCCGGTGACCGACAACGCTCAATCGGTTTTCGAGTTGTCACAGATCGAATCGATCCCCGGCATCAAGGAAAAGATTAAAACACAGTTCGGCTTTGTGCCCGACTTCGAAGGGGGTAAGCACTACCTCGAGGCCAACGACTCGGCGGGAAATACGTTTAAAGCGACGGCCAAGCCGGTGCTTATCGGGACGGCCGTCGTGGGCGCTACCACGATGATTTTCTCGATCATCCTGATGCTGGGTAAGGCCGGCCTGCTGCACATCAGCCTGACCGACGCCCCGGTGCTGCTCGGCTTTATCTGCGGTGGCACCGTAATCTTCTGGTTCTCGGGTGCCTCGATGCAGGCGGTCACGACCGGTGCCTATCGAGCCGTCGAGTTCATCAAGCAAAACCTCGATCTCAATAAGACCGAGGCCGACATCGAAGATTCCAAGACGGTCGTGCGTATCTGCACGCAGTACGCCCAGAGCGGCATGTGGAATATCTTCATCGCTCTGATGTCGATCACGCTGGCCTTCGCCTTCTTCGATCCGAACTTCTTCGTCGCCTATTTAATCTCGATCGCGGTCTTCGGTCTGTTCCAAGCCATCTCGATGGCCAACACGGGCGGCTCGTGGGATAACGCCAAAAAATACGTCGAGGTCGACCTTCGTGAGAAGGGCACACCGCTGCACGCTGCAACGGTTGTGGGCGACACCGTGGGCGATCCGTTCAAGGACACCACTTCGGTGGCATTGAATCCGATCATCAAGTTCTCGACGCTATTCGGCTTGCTGGCTGTCGAGATCGCTGTCGAGATGAAGGAAGCGGCGCATTTGAAAGAGACCCAGGACTACACGCCGATTGTCGGAGTTGTCTTTCTGGTGATCGCCTTGGTCTTCGTCTGGCGTTCGTTCTACGCCATGCGAATTCCGCAGAAGCCTGGCACCGCGCATTAGTCCTGATAGCACGGGCGAGTCGATGCGATTCACCCGTCAAGTGCTGTTGGAATTCCAAGGCGGCCGGTCACAAATGTGGTCGGCCGCCTTTTTGTTGCGCCGTCGCCGTTTGAACCTGCAATGCGAGCTGCCTACGCGTCATGCCAGTGCCGCGGCGATTTCGGCTGTGCCAGGCTACAGTCAGCGTCTACCCTGCGCGGGCGCAACTGCCTGCCAACCCTCAGGCGATATCAGCTGCATTGCGTGGGGCTATTGCTCGTCGTGCGGAAAGACTAACTTCAACGATTGCATCAGCAGGAATAGCCCGAGAATGATCAGGATCAGATACGGCGCGTAACCGAAAAAGGCGTTGCCCGTTAGCTTCGCCAAAGTGGCGCCAATCACCAGTACCATCAACGAGGCCACGAGTAGCCCGCAGCCCAACGACGTCATCGTCCCTTTGAAGGTGCCGTGTTCCGAGTGCTCCTCGTCATGCAGTTCGATCGTACGGCCTTTGGCCAGGCTGCGGGTAATGGCCTCGGTCAATTCCACGTCGCGACAGGCGTCGGGCCAACTGGGGACTGGCATCTGGCCGGCCATGGCGCGCTCCAGCTCGGCCACTGCGGCAGCCGCCGGGCTCCAGGCCGGAAACGCTTCCTGCGAGGACTTGCCGCCAACGATCAGTTGCAGCGTTGTCGGTTGACCGGCGTCGACCAGTTCCAACGTTGCCTTGCCTGCCGCGCCGCGTAATGTAATCTTGGCACCCGCCTCGTGCTCTATCGCCCCCACGCTCCAGCGCACCAGGATGCCCGTCTCGCCTGTAAGTTGCACTCCCAAATTGCCGTACTGCGCTTCTTCCTTGCCGCCGGGAGCGAGCGCTGAAATGCTCGTCAGGTCGCCCGCTAACCCACGCAACAATTCGACGTCGCGGGCAAACTGCCTTTGCACGAGGGGCTGCGTGCGCTCGGACATCGCGCGTTCCATCACCACTTGCTCGGTGACACCGATTTCCGAAGTCGCTCCCGACGCCATCAACGCGGCCAGCCGTTGCACCCCCGCGTGCCAACGGTAGGGAACGTACGGGACCATCGCGCAGTTACTTTCGCGGCGAATCATATCGAGCTCGTAACTGATGAGCATCGAATCATCGATGGGATGAACGAGCAACAACGGCACTCCCGCCTGAACCAATTTGCGCAATTGATCGGCGCGTTCGTCCGCGTTCGCGCCGCGCGACACGATCACCGCATCGGCCGTCGAGCCTGCCAACAACGTTTCCCAGAATGTCGATATCTGGATCTTGGGGGCGAACGATTTGAGAGTGGCGACGGCCGCATCCGCTTCGCACGCCCAGACGAGCTCGTGTACCCGACTGCCTGCGACCCATTGGGCCAACTCCAGCGAATCGGCGTCGACACCGAGCAATGCGAATCTCATAAGGCGGTTCAGCGGCTGTTGACCGATAGGCGGGGCTTGTCACAACTAACGACTTCTGGCGCTCATTGTACCACGTCGCCCCCGGCGCCAAATCACACGACGGCCGTACTGGACGGTCACCCGCTAACCGACCTTTTTGGCCCTGGCGACCGTCGAGAACTTCTCATGGACCGCGACCAGCGCATTCAACGCAGTAGATTCGCGCAAATGCGCGAAGAGGACGTCATCAGGTCGTCTGTCACCAAGCCGAGGGCCTCGCGCAGCGCGTTACCCGCGCGAAACACCGAGGGCCCGCGGCATGCAACCGTAAAGATCGACGGGCCACGTGATCGGCGATTTGGCGGAGCAGCCAATCGACGGCGGGCATTTGTCCTGGGCGCGACGGAACGACCCTAATCGGCCTGCAAAACATCCGTGCCTCTGATCGTGTCGCTGTCCTTGGCTGGCTGCAAGATTACCACCGACTCGGGAAACGCCTTGCCATAAGCGAGCATATCCTCGGATGAAAACTTGTCGGCTGGCAATCGGATCACGTAGGTCGGTTCACTCTCCCATCGTGACCAGACGGTTCGCAACGACAAGTCGAGACTTCGTCCATTTGCTCTGAATGTCACGCCATCCGCGTGGCGCAGACGTTCACGATCCTTGAATTGCGACTGTGCCACCGCAGCGACTCCGCCCAGCGCCATTGCCGTGGTGAGCAAGATTGCGCAACCGACTTTTAACCACGGACCGCGGAGACCGCGCGACGCGCCTGCGTTCACTTCGCGGCGAACAATGCCTAGATCACAGAAATCGAGCGGCCCGTCGTCGTAATCGACATCGCAGCGAATTCTGCGCGGCGTGCCGGCTGCAAAGGTATCGCCCCACAAAGCGCTACCTCCGAAGGAGCTGTCATTGACGGCGCTGCTTGCAATGGCGCCGTTTCTAAAAGCCCGATCGCGGGTTTGATCCCGGGATGCACGAGCTATGTACGATCCGTCTGCCGAGGCGCGATCGCGCCCTTCGATGCCGCTTCTCATTGTTGCTCCACTAAAACGGAGTTCCGGGTCCGTCTATGAAAGTAAAGTTTACCGCTTTGGACACGATCGCAGTAGTCTCGGTTCGGTGTATTTATCGAAATCTAATAATGCACCACGACAAGTGACGCGCGCACGGCGCAAGAATCGCGCTGACTTATGCTGTGAGCAGCGGGAGCGACAAATACGCAGAAACGACTAGACGTGTCGCACAAATTTGCGAGACGCAATGCAAAGTAGTTAGCGCCTCCAAACGTTTGATAACTAACCATGTCGTCGACATTCGCGCGCCGCGCACTCGTTTCGACGACGAGATGTCGCTGGGTCTGCCATGCTGCGCCACGCGCTCTCAATGCAACAGTCGTTGATGCAGCGTGTCGAAAGCCTCTGCGCGCACGTTGCTTAGCCAACCGGCCGCATTCCTGCAGAATACAGGCGCTCGCGCGCGTGCTCGGCGAACCAGAAGCCGCGCATCGGCGGCAGAATTGGGCTGACGTAGCGATGTGTGGTCGTCGCGAACAGCCGCCATCCCTTTCTTCCTCAATGAACCCCTGTGGGAGTGAAAAGTATCGATCGCATTCATTGGGCCGTCCCCAACGTGGCGTCATGAAACGAACCCATTGTGGGGAGTAGCGGCGTCGCCCGAAGTTTGCCGCGCAATATTCATTCGCGGACAGACCGCAAATATTTGGCGCATTCGCACCAAGGCGAAGGGAGCAACAACGCCGCGGCGTCGCGAATCACTCACAGCCGGCGAATATGAAAGACAGAAATACCATTCTCGACGGTATCTGCACGGTGTCTCGAAGCGTATTTTCTCGGACAATCAAGCATCGACGATTGCCGACGTCGATGGATCCGACAGCGCTTTTGGTAACGGTTCAGGTAACACCCCCAGGATGCACCCATCGCGTCAGTGAGTGACTTTCGATCCAAGATGCGTCGCATCCCGCGGACCATGATGCCGCGATTCAGCCACGACATCGCCGATGAACTCGCTGTGGAACTGACTCGCCTTATCGACGAAGCACTTCGCGACATGGCACGGTGGCGTCCCACACGGGATCCAGACGATCGCGATGTCGACGAGCCGATACCATTTGTGCTTTTTGA comes from the Pirellulales bacterium genome and includes:
- a CDS encoding sodium-translocating pyrophosphatase, which translates into the protein MTSFRILPTIAIRLLLASAAIFLLGSTAMAGEADLAIPDLSLGSFTIAGQKIDAWSLLFYGSFVIVGTLGISLFLRSQIKNLPAHESMLGISEIIFQTCKTYLIQQGKFLMMLFAIISVAMMYYFVGLQHKTVGTALTVLAFALVGIVGSYWVAWYGIRVNTYANSRTAFASLRGEPWDVVSIPLRAGMSIGLFLISLELVMMVIILLFVPREIVGICFLGFAIGESLGASALRIAGGIFTKIADIGADLMKIVFNVKEDDPRNPGVIADCTGDNAGDSVGPTADGFETYGVTGVALISFIVLAIPEERSDLQAKLIVWIFAMRFLMDFMSGVSYFINQTISEKQYRGLKEFDFEVPLTRLIWIAATLCISTSFFMSWLLIGDLVVADKAMPSLWWQLASIISCGTLAAVLIPEFTKVFTSSHSKHVHEIVTASREGGASLTILSGMVAGYFSAFWMGLLIAGLMGGAFFVSQQGLDSIMQVALFGADAPLVGVGSIFAFGLVAFGFLCMGPVTIAVDSYGPVTDNAQSVFELSQIESIPGIKEKIKTQFGFVPDFEGGKHYLEANDSAGNTFKATAKPVLIGTAVVGATTMIFSIILMLGKAGLLHISLTDAPVLLGFICGGTVIFWFSGASMQAVTTGAYRAVEFIKQNLDLNKTEADIEDSKTVVRICTQYAQSGMWNIFIALMSITLAFAFFDPNFFVAYLISIAVFGLFQAISMANTGGSWDNAKKYVEVDLREKGTPLHAATVVGDTVGDPFKDTTSVALNPIIKFSTLFGLLAVEIAVEMKEAAHLKETQDYTPIVGVVFLVIALVFVWRSFYAMRIPQKPGTAH